The nucleotide sequence CCATCTTCTTTTTGAATACCCCCCATTAATAGGCAAAACCTGAACTCCGACTTCACCGATTCGGCTCTGGGCTCGTCGGACAAATCACCGCTGCCATATGGAAACTTCCAGCTACGCGATACCACAGTTCAATCAATCTTAAATCATCCGCGCTACGGACCCAAGTGAGTAATACCAGACATTATTTGAATAAACCATTATTAAGCATAATTAAGCGTTAAAAATGTGATTATATGATCTCAGCACTCGAGAATGTTATATACCCATCGTCATATAAATAGACATGTCTCTGGatgaacattttttataaaaaatggtTAGACAAAGAATTTGTGATCAAACAAGAAGGAAAAACAGACACACGGTCCTggtcaagaaaatatttatatgctTTATAACTGTTTATAACTTTTAAATCTTAACTATAAGATTAACTAGAAAACTATTCTTCCTAATGTTAAGTGTAATATCTAATGTAAGCATAAaggaatatatataaatatacaaataagcTTCTTcctttaacttttattttgttttttattaaattcgaAAAGCAAAGaacacttttttaaataagcAAAACTATAATGATACGATGAAAAATTTAACGTACATCTTcgtaacatttttataatacttTATATATTTGATTATAAAACCAAGAATGCTTAACCCTTTCAGATCCCCCTTGGGCTCAAATATGTACACATACTTGAAGTTTGGACTGCCGCGCGTCTTTCCGCCGAACGCCGGATCGCAGCGATCGCATCGTCCAGGACCGGGTCCGGGATCGGGTCCTGGTCACGGTGGTTCCAGTGCCCTGGGTGGGGTGCGTGGGCGGGTGAACCGCGCCTTCCGTGACAGCTCGGGGGCACCGGCGGGCGCCGGCAGCAGTGGATACGACAGCAGCGACAACGAGACGACCCGCAGCAGGGTGCCGCCCAATCTCCGGAAGTACCGCAGCGAGTCCGACTTCCGTGCCATCGGCGGCATGCCACACTCGCGTCCGGAATCGCGGGCACAGATGGGAGGAGGGGGTGTTCCGGCGGCTGCACTGCGTCAGGCCAACAGCAGGGCGAGCATCGCGGTGGGCCAGCACCACCATCAGatgcagcagcaccagcagcaataCATGGGCAATGGAAAGCACTACGGCCACAGGTCGCACAGCGAGGCGGATCTCCTGGGAGCCGGGCTAAGCCAAGTGGATGGCGGTGGGGGAATGGGCTATGACTACAACGAAGCCCGGCTGTACGGCAGCTCCAGGCAGtacggaaacggaaacggaaatggtCACAACCCAGGCAGTCGGAAGCAGTCGGGCATGGGCCTCATCTACCCTAACATTCAGGTGCACTGCCTCGACGTAAATCCCTGCCTGCGCGGTGTGTCCATGCAGGCCAAGGCCGGAGATCTGTTCGCCATCATGGCCACCTCGCAGCGGGAGGGAAGTGCCCTATCCGAGTGCTTGGCGGGATTGAGTGAGCGACTGGGAGGGGAGATCCTCATCAATGGACAGCAGGTGAGTCGCCGCGGTCTGCGGGAGCTCTGCAGCTATGTTCCGGCTCTGGAGGTGTCCTCACTGGATCCCCGGATGAGTGTCCAGTGCACCCTGAACTTCCACGCCGCTTTAAGAGGTCCTCTGGATCGCAGCGATCTGGAAGAGCGCATGGATGTGCTAATCGAGGATCTGGGGCTGAATACAGTGCGTGCCTCCAATGTGTCCACTCTAACCCACTCGGAGAAGCAGCGCTTGAGTGTGGCCTGCCAGCTGCTGGCGCAATCTTCTCTTCTAATCCTGGACCAGGTGACCAGCAACATGGACATCTTTGACACCTTCTTCCTCGTGGAGTACCTGCGTCAATGGTGCAGTGGGGGTCGTATCGTAATCATGACGCTGCAGCCGCCCACCTTCGAAATCCTCTCCATGTGCTCCGGAGTGCTGCTGCTCTCCGGCGGAAGGACCGTCTTCTCCGGCAGTCGAGCCGATCTGCCACGACACATGGGTCAACTGGGCTATCCATGCCCGCCATTCAAGAACCCAGCAGATTACTACTGTAAGTCAGAGGATTACCTTAAACTTGAATAGTCAATAatagatatttttttagtgGATTTGGTCACGTTGGACGACCTTTCGGCGGCCGCCATGCTGGAGTCCTCGGCCCGCATTGAATCCCTGGCCAACGCATGGGACCAGATAAACTCGGAGCCCCCACTTGCTGCCCCGCCCGCCTCCCTGCCCAACTTCACTCTAAAGGCCGGCTTCTTTGGCCAGATCAGTGCTTTGATCAAGCGATTCGCCGGCTACAAGCAGCCGGGATCACTGCTCACCTGGATCAGCAAGCTCATTGCAGCCGCCGTCCTCTCGCTCTGCATCGGCTGCATCTTCTGGGATGTGCCCGCCTCCGATCCGCAGCTGAGCTATCACGATCGGCTGGGCTACCATCATTGCGTCATGGTGCTGGTCTACTGGCCACTGGTCATGCTGACCATCAGGGACACGCAAGAGGATCGCCGTCATGCGGAGCGGGACATCCGCCTGGGACTCTATACGCGCAGTCTCTACATCATTGTGCAGGTAAGGGACTTTAACATTTTATGATATAATTCTCTATGAAGAGAAAGAAGgattaatttttataatcaTATACTTGTACACTTCATTAAAACTCctcgaaaattaaaattgtattcttaaatattgtaaaataaataaggCCGACAACTATTTGGTTTAAACATAGATTTCTTGTATGATATCAATaagtattttaataataacaataggtattttaaagatatttacTGAAAAATTTGAAATCTAAACTAAGATATATatgaaattatatatttaattatatattatattatattatattattatataattattatatatattaatatttgcAGAGTCTTCTGGGCCTATTTCCAAGCTTATGTATCTGGTTGGCTTATTTGCTGCCAGCCCACAGCATGGCGGGACTTTACACCTATTCCAACAGCAGCGATACGGGCATTTACCTGTACATGGGTAAGTTATCTTAAGAACAACCATTGGTAAATGAACCCTTCTGATAAATGCCTTTAAATGCAGGCTACATGCTGCTCTACTTGACGCTCATCCAGACACTGGCCCTATTCTGCGCCCACCTGCTCCCCTGCAAGGTCTCGGCGAGCATCGTCAACGGGCTGATCAGCCTGGCAGCGGCGGCAGTGGGTGGTTACCTGGTGCATCCCCAGA is from Drosophila suzukii chromosome 3, CBGP_Dsuzu_IsoJpt1.0, whole genome shotgun sequence and encodes:
- the LOC108017310 gene encoding ATP-binding cassette sub-family G member 8 yields the protein MELSNFSSGKKMSREERRYSVPHGPNTPLPPAASEDLHAWSIYRQNLNSDFTDSALGSSDKSPLPYGNFQLRDTTVQSILNHPRYGPKSPLGSNMYTYLKFGLPRVFPPNAGSQRSHRPGPGPGSGPGHGGSSALGGVRGRVNRAFRDSSGAPAGAGSSGYDSSDNETTRSRVPPNLRKYRSESDFRAIGGMPHSRPESRAQMGGGGVPAAALRQANSRASIAVGQHHHQMQQHQQQYMGNGKHYGHRSHSEADLLGAGLSQVDGGGGMGYDYNEARLYGSSRQYGNGNGNGHNPGSRKQSGMGLIYPNIQVHCLDVNPCLRGVSMQAKAGDLFAIMATSQREGSALSECLAGLSERLGGEILINGQQVSRRGLRELCSYVPALEVSSLDPRMSVQCTLNFHAALRGPLDRSDLEERMDVLIEDLGLNTVRASNVSTLTHSEKQRLSVACQLLAQSSLLILDQVTSNMDIFDTFFLVEYLRQWCSGGRIVIMTLQPPTFEILSMCSGVLLLSGGRTVFSGSRADLPRHMGQLGYPCPPFKNPADYYLDLVTLDDLSAAAMLESSARIESLANAWDQINSEPPLAAPPASLPNFTLKAGFFGQISALIKRFAGYKQPGSLLTWISKLIAAAVLSLCIGCIFWDVPASDPQLSYHDRLGYHHCVMVLVYWPLVMLTIRDTQEDRRHAERDIRLGLYTRSLYIIVQSLLGLFPSLCIWLAYLLPAHSMAGLYTYSNSSDTGIYLYMGYMLLYLTLIQTLALFCAHLLPCKVSASIVNGLISLAAAAVGGYLVHPQNLAQFWSWLQFVSPERWLLPVLVQDEYSAETLSNSAGLQLCRNKQVQHQEIIVQQPCPPPNGTQVLVDFELLPQQHVLDPSPSYDQTTSLALVLGSVLVFFVTFIVFLCNCRGACRRQRSR